A stretch of Stenotrophomonas indicatrix DNA encodes these proteins:
- the nagA gene encoding N-acetylglucosamine-6-phosphate deacetylase: protein MATVLRNARILAGDEFRDDLAVVIEDGHISALLPDAAPQLGTADEQVDLGGGWLLPGFIDVQVNGGGGALFNNTPDVESLHTIARAHRRFGTTAMLPTLISDDVVVMREAIGAMRQAIAQGVPGVIGIHLEGPYIAPARKGTHDASKFRVPDEQEIELASSLDNGVTLLTLAPERVPLETIRALVERGVIVAAGHTAGTYEEIRAGLDAGVRGFTHLYNAMSPLQGREPGAVGAALEDRDSWIGIIVDGVHVHPASLRVALAAKPRGRLLLVTDAMPPVGADDPSYVLYGETITAIDGVVRNAAGSLAGSALDMATAVRNTVQLLRQPLAEAARMASTYPAQFLNVDDRLGYIAEGYQADLVLLDDALQVRGTWIAGQYEAA, encoded by the coding sequence ATGGCAACCGTCCTGCGCAATGCCCGCATTCTTGCCGGCGATGAGTTCCGCGATGATCTTGCGGTGGTGATCGAAGACGGCCACATCAGCGCGCTGCTGCCCGACGCGGCGCCGCAGCTGGGTACGGCCGACGAGCAGGTGGATCTGGGCGGTGGCTGGCTGCTGCCCGGCTTCATCGATGTACAGGTCAATGGCGGTGGCGGCGCGCTGTTCAACAACACGCCCGACGTCGAGTCGCTGCACACGATTGCCCGTGCGCATCGCCGCTTCGGCACCACGGCGATGCTGCCGACCCTGATCAGTGACGACGTGGTCGTGATGCGCGAGGCGATCGGCGCGATGCGCCAGGCGATCGCACAGGGCGTGCCCGGCGTGATCGGCATCCACCTGGAAGGCCCTTACATCGCACCGGCGCGCAAGGGCACGCACGATGCCAGCAAGTTCCGCGTGCCGGACGAGCAGGAAATCGAACTGGCGTCGTCGCTGGACAACGGCGTGACCCTGCTGACCCTGGCGCCCGAGCGCGTGCCGCTGGAGACCATCCGCGCGCTGGTCGAGCGCGGTGTGATCGTCGCTGCTGGCCACACGGCCGGCACCTATGAAGAGATCCGTGCCGGCCTCGATGCCGGCGTGCGTGGCTTCACCCATCTGTACAACGCGATGTCGCCGCTGCAGGGCCGCGAACCCGGCGCAGTCGGCGCGGCGCTGGAAGATCGCGACAGCTGGATCGGCATCATCGTCGATGGCGTGCACGTGCATCCGGCCAGCCTGCGGGTGGCGCTGGCGGCCAAGCCGCGTGGCCGCCTGCTGCTGGTGACCGACGCGATGCCGCCGGTCGGTGCCGACGATCCGAGCTACGTGCTGTATGGCGAAACCATTACTGCCATCGACGGCGTGGTGCGCAACGCGGCCGGCTCGCTGGCCGGTTCGGCGCTGGACATGGCCACCGCCGTGCGCAACACCGTGCAGTTGCTGCGCCAGCCGCTGGCTGAAGCCGCGCGCATGGCCTCGACCTATCCGGCGCAGTTCCTCAATGTCGATGATCGCCTGGGTTACATCGCCGAGGGCTACCAGGCCGACCTGGTGCTGCTGGACGACGCGCTGCAGGTGCGTGGTACGTGGATCGCCGGCCAGTACGAGGCGGCCTGA
- a CDS encoding helix-turn-helix domain-containing protein: MNIRPVRTEVDYQNALRELEAYFENEPALDSEEGDRFEILATLVEAYEAKHYPIELPDPIEAIRFRMEQGGLTVKDLVPSIGQLNRVYEVLNRKRGLTLEMIRNLHRNLGIPAESLIGR, encoded by the coding sequence ATGAACATTCGTCCTGTTCGCACAGAAGTCGACTACCAGAACGCGTTGCGCGAGCTGGAGGCCTATTTCGAGAACGAACCTGCGCTGGATAGCGAAGAGGGAGATCGTTTCGAGATTCTCGCCACCTTGGTGGAGGCCTACGAAGCGAAGCACTACCCGATCGAGCTGCCGGACCCGATCGAAGCGATCCGCTTCCGCATGGAGCAGGGCGGTCTGACCGTCAAGGATCTGGTGCCCTCGATTGGTCAGCTCAACCGCGTATACGAGGTATTGAATCGCAAGCGCGGATTGACTCTGGAGATGATCCGCAATCTGCACCGCAACCTGGGCATTCCGGCGGAAAGCCTGATCGGCCGCTGA
- a CDS encoding transglycosylase SLT domain-containing protein, translating to MLVAMTRRSSTALSLLPLATTLLIGCASAQSLDAQNAQLKAAIAAAERGQFDPGQAAALSRHPAYGWLEFANLRRNIDTVDTAQAQAFLKRYQGQAVANSFRSAWLPSVARRQDWPTLLANWAPTDNLGLRCAQLTARQATGKLDPQWIGEAQDLWRKNGKSLPDACDAVFAVLQAQGGMSDALRWERIDAAADAQQPAVMRSAARGLPASDLALANTYATFVDKPNASALNWPRNERSRRIATDGLAKLAKADPDATEQQLPQYAQALGLSAEQQGQVRYQIALWTVASYLPDSARRLNAVPDAAYDERLHEWRAREAMSRGDWPATLAAIRKMGPTQRNDSRWRYFEGRMLEKTGQAQQAQPLFREAARAPTFHGFLAADKLQQPYTLCPWKPNDSAQAQAAVARDPAIQRAMALYQIDRAGWAVAEWNNALSRFDDTQRRLAVRVAQDNGWFDRAVFALGKQPQEQRLYDLRFPLHHDATIRRESARNAIDPAWVAAEIRAESTFTPRARSPANAMGLMQVLPATGAGVARSIGLTGYGGADSLYDPDTNIAIGTAYLRQLMNKYDGLPYVTIAAYNAGPTPTARWQTQRPGFDPDLWIETISYKETREYVARVLAFSVIYDWRLNGDALPLSDRLMGRLVDKRKAFTCAANADQGGD from the coding sequence ATGCTGGTCGCCATGACCCGACGATCTTCGACCGCCCTGTCCCTGCTCCCGCTGGCCACCACGCTGCTGATCGGCTGCGCGAGTGCCCAGTCCCTCGATGCCCAGAACGCCCAGCTGAAGGCCGCCATCGCCGCCGCCGAACGTGGCCAGTTCGATCCCGGCCAGGCCGCCGCGCTAAGCCGCCATCCCGCGTATGGCTGGCTGGAGTTCGCCAACCTGCGGCGCAACATCGACACCGTCGATACGGCGCAGGCACAGGCCTTCCTCAAGCGCTACCAGGGCCAGGCCGTGGCCAACAGCTTCCGCAGCGCCTGGCTGCCCTCTGTAGCGCGCCGCCAGGACTGGCCGACGCTGCTGGCCAACTGGGCTCCCACCGACAACCTCGGCCTGCGCTGTGCGCAGCTGACAGCGCGCCAGGCCACCGGCAAGCTGGACCCGCAGTGGATCGGTGAAGCCCAGGATCTGTGGCGCAAGAACGGCAAGTCGTTGCCCGATGCCTGCGACGCCGTGTTCGCCGTGCTGCAGGCGCAGGGTGGCATGAGCGATGCGCTGCGCTGGGAACGCATCGATGCCGCTGCCGATGCACAGCAGCCGGCGGTGATGCGTTCGGCCGCGCGCGGCCTGCCGGCCAGTGATCTTGCCCTGGCCAACACCTACGCGACCTTCGTCGACAAGCCCAATGCCAGCGCCCTGAACTGGCCGCGCAACGAGCGCAGCCGGCGCATCGCCACCGACGGCCTGGCCAAGCTGGCCAAGGCCGACCCGGATGCTACCGAACAGCAGCTGCCGCAGTACGCGCAGGCGCTGGGCCTGAGCGCCGAACAGCAGGGCCAGGTGCGTTACCAGATCGCCCTGTGGACGGTGGCGTCGTACCTGCCCGACTCGGCTCGCCGTTTGAATGCCGTGCCCGATGCGGCCTACGACGAACGCCTGCACGAATGGCGCGCACGCGAAGCGATGTCGCGCGGCGATTGGCCGGCGACGCTGGCAGCGATCCGCAAGATGGGCCCGACCCAGCGCAACGATTCGCGCTGGCGCTATTTCGAAGGCCGCATGCTGGAAAAGACCGGCCAGGCACAGCAGGCGCAGCCGTTGTTCCGCGAAGCCGCGCGCGCACCGACCTTCCATGGCTTCCTCGCTGCGGACAAGCTGCAGCAGCCCTACACGCTGTGCCCGTGGAAGCCCAACGACAGCGCACAGGCGCAGGCCGCGGTGGCCCGCGATCCGGCCATCCAGCGGGCGATGGCGCTGTACCAGATCGACCGCGCCGGCTGGGCGGTGGCCGAATGGAACAATGCGCTGTCGCGCTTCGATGACACCCAGCGTCGCCTCGCCGTGCGCGTAGCGCAGGACAACGGTTGGTTCGACCGCGCGGTGTTCGCGCTCGGCAAGCAGCCGCAGGAGCAACGCCTGTACGACCTGCGCTTCCCGCTGCACCACGACGCCACGATCCGCCGTGAATCGGCACGCAATGCCATCGACCCGGCCTGGGTGGCCGCCGAGATCCGCGCCGAAAGCACTTTCACCCCGCGCGCGCGTTCGCCTGCCAATGCGATGGGCCTGATGCAGGTACTGCCGGCGACCGGCGCCGGCGTGGCCAGGTCCATCGGCCTGACCGGCTACGGCGGCGCTGACAGCCTGTACGACCCGGATACCAACATCGCCATCGGCACCGCGTACCTGCGGCAGTTGATGAACAAGTACGACGGCCTGCCCTACGTGACCATCGCCGCCTACAACGCGGGCCCGACGCCGACCGCACGCTGGCAGACCCAGCGCCCGGGCTTCGATCCGGACCTGTGGATCGAGACCATCAGCTACAAGGAAACGCGCGAGTATGTCGCCCGCGTGCTGGCCTTCAGCGTGATCTACGACTGGCGACTCAATGGCGACGCATTGCCGCTGAGCGACCGCCTGATGGGCCGCCTGGTGGACAAGCGCAAGGCCTTCACCTGCGCCGCCAACGCCGACCAGGGCGGCGATTGA
- a CDS encoding multifunctional CCA addition/repair protein: MKIYLVGGAVRDRLLQRPAGDRDWVVVGATPAQMEAQGFTAVGRDFPVFLHPKTGEEYALARTERKSGRGYRGFVVDADPAVTLEEDLQRRDFTINAIACDEDSGTLVDPYGGARDIEQRVLRHVGPAFVEDPLRVLRAARFMARFASLGFTVAPETMALMREVAASGELDALVPERVWQELRKALVCERPSAFLRTLHDAHALGPILPELEALYGVPQRAEFHPEVDTGIHQEMVSDMAATLAPGDDLVGFAALTHDLGKGLTPAEEWPRHIMHEQRGIKPLKALCARLKIPTEHQQLAEAVCREHLNVHRIDELRDATVLELLGRCDALRRPERVARIALCCEADKRGRLGFEDSDYPQGETLKRLHRAALSVQARDLDTTHLKGPAIGEALAKARVRAIAAAR; this comes from the coding sequence ATGAAGATCTATCTTGTCGGCGGCGCCGTGCGCGACCGCCTGTTGCAGCGCCCTGCCGGCGACCGTGACTGGGTCGTCGTCGGCGCCACGCCCGCGCAGATGGAAGCGCAGGGCTTCACCGCCGTGGGCCGTGATTTTCCCGTCTTCCTGCACCCGAAGACCGGCGAGGAATACGCGCTGGCCCGCACCGAACGCAAATCCGGCCGTGGCTACCGCGGCTTCGTCGTTGATGCCGATCCGGCGGTGACGCTGGAAGAAGACCTGCAGCGCCGCGACTTCACCATCAATGCCATCGCCTGCGATGAAGACAGCGGCACGCTGGTCGATCCCTATGGCGGCGCGCGCGACATCGAGCAGCGCGTGCTGCGCCATGTCGGTCCTGCATTCGTTGAAGACCCGCTACGCGTCCTGCGTGCGGCGCGCTTCATGGCCCGCTTCGCCTCGCTCGGTTTTACCGTCGCGCCGGAAACCATGGCGCTGATGCGCGAGGTGGCCGCCAGTGGCGAGCTCGACGCGCTGGTACCGGAACGTGTGTGGCAGGAACTGCGCAAGGCACTTGTGTGCGAGCGCCCATCGGCGTTCCTGCGCACCCTGCACGACGCGCACGCGCTTGGCCCGATACTGCCGGAGCTGGAAGCGCTGTACGGCGTACCGCAGCGCGCGGAATTCCATCCGGAAGTCGACACCGGCATCCACCAGGAAATGGTCAGCGACATGGCGGCGACGCTGGCGCCCGGTGATGACCTGGTCGGCTTCGCCGCACTGACCCACGACCTCGGCAAGGGCCTGACCCCAGCCGAGGAATGGCCGCGCCACATCATGCACGAGCAGCGCGGCATCAAACCGCTGAAAGCACTGTGCGCGCGCCTGAAGATTCCGACCGAGCACCAGCAACTGGCCGAGGCCGTCTGCCGCGAGCATCTGAACGTGCATCGCATCGACGAACTGCGCGATGCCACCGTGCTGGAACTGCTGGGCCGCTGCGATGCGTTGCGCCGGCCGGAGCGGGTGGCACGCATCGCGCTGTGCTGCGAGGCCGACAAGCGTGGCCGGCTCGGTTTCGAGGACAGCGACTACCCGCAGGGCGAGACGCTGAAGCGCCTGCACCGGGCGGCGCTGTCAGTGCAGGCGCGTGACCTGGACACCACACACCTCAAAGGCCCGGCCATTGGTGAGGCGCTGGCCAAGGCGCGTGTACGGGCGATCGCCGCCGCCCGCTGA
- a CDS encoding S41 family peptidase yields the protein MLKYRDARVAMLGMLLIPSAAGAAEAAVELPTPEARDQMLELLETQSLYRDRVDWSEVRMQLAAAGSDRVLQRRLLDEAAARSSGGHGRWISPGEQHQRSQRAQRLNGGQSAALSAPRQDNPRIGILQVSPFVEDLRKSEQERYTARKAYALALQQRIATLDDGARCGWVVDVSSNGGGNMWPMLLGLLPLLHGTTDPEGGVIGGFRSAGGLQPWRQGEGAVTAGGNGSLRSRQATYTLRVSPAPVAVVMGAGTASSGEAVALAFRGQPGSRSFGQPSAGLSTGNRPVPLVDGSMLVLTGNVMTDRSGQGDGAKLQPDQITPSGPSTLLAAETWLLAQPACKDG from the coding sequence ATGCTGAAGTACAGGGATGCGCGCGTAGCCATGCTCGGCATGCTTCTGATTCCATCCGCTGCCGGAGCGGCGGAAGCTGCGGTCGAACTGCCTACGCCTGAAGCACGTGACCAGATGTTGGAACTGCTGGAAACGCAGTCGCTGTATCGCGACCGCGTGGATTGGAGCGAGGTGCGCATGCAGCTGGCCGCCGCTGGCAGTGACCGCGTTCTGCAACGCCGTTTGCTGGATGAGGCGGCTGCACGCAGCAGCGGAGGGCATGGGCGATGGATCTCGCCCGGCGAGCAGCACCAACGTTCCCAGCGCGCCCAGCGTTTGAACGGGGGCCAGAGCGCTGCCTTGTCCGCGCCTCGGCAGGACAACCCACGCATCGGCATATTGCAGGTGAGCCCCTTCGTTGAGGATCTGCGAAAGAGCGAGCAGGAGCGCTATACGGCGCGCAAGGCGTACGCGCTGGCGCTGCAGCAGCGCATCGCCACCTTGGATGATGGTGCACGGTGCGGTTGGGTGGTGGATGTAAGCAGCAATGGCGGCGGCAATATGTGGCCCATGCTGTTGGGACTGTTGCCGTTGCTGCATGGAACCACGGATCCCGAGGGAGGTGTGATTGGTGGGTTCCGCAGTGCTGGCGGCCTGCAGCCCTGGCGGCAGGGGGAGGGAGCGGTGACGGCCGGCGGCAATGGCTCGCTGCGCTCGCGTCAGGCCACCTACACGTTGCGGGTGTCGCCCGCACCTGTCGCGGTCGTGATGGGTGCAGGCACGGCCAGTTCCGGCGAGGCCGTGGCGCTGGCGTTCCGCGGTCAGCCGGGCAGCCGCAGTTTCGGCCAGCCCAGCGCGGGCCTTTCCACCGGCAACCGCCCGGTTCCTCTGGTAGATGGCTCGATGCTTGTGCTGACAGGGAATGTGATGACCGACCGCAGTGGACAGGGCGATGGCGCCAAGCTGCAGCCCGACCAGATCACGCCCAGTGGCCCTTCCACCCTGCTGGCCGCAGAAACATGGTTGCTCGCCCAGCCGGCCTGCAAGGACGGCTGA
- a CDS encoding autotransporter domain-containing protein: MYHVVPRGFRQRHLTVSLLQILAMPSLLALSAPAAWAGCDTTAPVAGQTVTCSSTAPNPETAAISASGAAGITVNVGNGAQLQQAGAGSAVSLLGAGGHVLTNLGTISSASGTAVQLGGGSRVDNTGSISSGSGIALQFSGAGDSELVNRGTISGSSGVQFGAGNDRLQMLGGSISGGVQQGDGNDVLLLSGGTIDSLDQGNGDDQLTVNAGTITGLVTQGSGRDDFVMTGGTIGALQQGDNIDTFRMSGGRIVGAFEDGDQAWMTGGRIGRVNMKLDKNLWDMSGGTVDGNVVTGFDTDTIIISNDAYIGGNISVSGGVDSVTITGGTVRGQVLLSTGNDTFNWNGGGIVYGAIDMGPDDDVATLGNLNQANLGAVPLFDGGTGSDRLSFNNVKTAGVGRFQNWEAISLASSTELTFDGDLVLGDSATGTGSLNVDETSTLFGGGGNHAIRPFAAAALVNMVNAGRVDLTNNSGAGDAFTIRGNYRGDGGGVYLQTVLGADDSASDRLVFDGGTATGSTGLGIINTGGGGAATLVDGILVVQALNGATTAPSAFSLFAPVSAGAYEYFLFKGGVSAGTGENWYLRSTLAAGPTPAPNGGGDVLPPPPPTPPVAPPPPIPPAPPPPPEGATDPDLTAGETAPPPPPPEPAPVAPPSDPPVPDVPVAGGSLPGTGSPPPSAGARPAAPNENGLVPLYRLETAAYAVVPPLLRETSLASLGTFHERQGEQRLLYNQGAFRTAWGRLVGQSSEIHWKGDARPGFDGDVMGVQAGLDVWAASGDSHRNQIGVFVGRTRADGRITGLAVGWDNVLVGQSRLDDKHVGLYWTLTDSSGGYIDAVAMQSRYDGRTRSSRGLGIDLKGDGTTLSLEAGKPLLQFGQSTWWLEPQLQVIWQRSSLDDQRDLVSTVSFDNDNAWTGRVGLRLAGDYQLADNGWQPYFKLNYWHGRSGEDRILFDSDAIINSQRSRAVEAGVGVVGRFNRTISAYAVADYTREVGGSDNGKRRIIEGNIGLRADW, encoded by the coding sequence ATGTACCATGTCGTCCCGCGCGGGTTCCGCCAGCGACACTTGACCGTTTCCCTGCTGCAGATTCTGGCGATGCCCTCGCTGCTTGCCCTGTCCGCCCCTGCCGCCTGGGCCGGGTGCGATACGACGGCTCCCGTGGCCGGGCAGACCGTCACCTGCAGCAGCACCGCCCCCAATCCCGAGACAGCAGCCATCAGCGCCAGTGGCGCGGCAGGCATCACCGTGAATGTTGGCAATGGCGCGCAGCTGCAGCAGGCCGGCGCGGGCAGCGCCGTCTCCCTGCTCGGCGCGGGCGGGCACGTGCTCACCAATCTCGGCACCATCAGCTCGGCGAGCGGTACCGCGGTACAGCTTGGCGGCGGCAGCCGCGTCGACAACACCGGCAGCATCAGTTCCGGCAGCGGTATCGCACTGCAGTTCAGCGGTGCCGGCGACAGCGAGCTGGTCAACCGCGGCACCATTAGTGGCAGCAGCGGCGTGCAGTTCGGTGCCGGCAACGATCGTCTGCAGATGCTGGGCGGCAGCATCAGCGGTGGCGTGCAGCAGGGCGATGGCAACGACGTGCTCCTGCTCAGCGGCGGCACCATCGACAGCCTCGACCAGGGCAATGGCGATGACCAGCTGACCGTCAACGCCGGCACCATCACCGGACTGGTGACGCAGGGCAGTGGCCGCGATGATTTCGTCATGACCGGCGGCACCATCGGCGCCCTGCAGCAGGGCGACAACATCGACACCTTCCGCATGAGCGGTGGCCGCATCGTCGGCGCGTTCGAAGATGGCGACCAGGCGTGGATGACCGGCGGCCGCATCGGCCGCGTCAACATGAAACTGGACAAGAACCTGTGGGACATGTCCGGCGGCACCGTCGACGGTAACGTGGTCACCGGCTTCGACACCGACACCATCATCATCTCCAACGACGCCTACATCGGCGGCAACATCAGCGTCAGTGGCGGCGTCGACAGCGTCACCATCACCGGTGGCACGGTGCGTGGCCAGGTGCTGCTGAGTACCGGCAACGACACCTTCAACTGGAATGGCGGCGGCATTGTCTACGGCGCCATCGACATGGGTCCCGACGATGACGTCGCGACCCTGGGCAATCTCAACCAGGCCAACCTCGGCGCTGTACCGCTGTTCGATGGTGGCACCGGCAGCGATCGCCTCAGCTTCAACAACGTCAAGACCGCTGGTGTCGGGCGCTTCCAGAACTGGGAAGCGATCAGCCTGGCCAGCAGCACCGAGCTCACCTTCGATGGCGACCTGGTGCTGGGCGACAGTGCCACCGGCACCGGCAGCTTGAACGTGGACGAGACCAGCACGCTGTTCGGCGGTGGCGGCAACCATGCGATCCGTCCGTTCGCGGCAGCTGCGCTGGTGAACATGGTCAACGCCGGGCGCGTTGATCTGACCAACAACAGCGGCGCCGGCGATGCCTTCACCATCCGTGGCAACTATCGCGGCGACGGCGGTGGCGTGTACCTGCAGACCGTGCTGGGTGCGGACGACTCAGCCAGCGACCGCCTGGTCTTTGATGGCGGCACCGCCACCGGCAGCACCGGCCTTGGCATCATCAACACCGGTGGCGGAGGAGCGGCCACGCTGGTCGACGGTATCCTGGTGGTGCAGGCGCTGAACGGCGCAACCACCGCGCCAAGCGCGTTCTCGTTGTTCGCACCGGTCTCGGCCGGTGCCTACGAGTATTTCCTGTTCAAGGGCGGCGTCAGCGCCGGCACCGGCGAGAACTGGTACCTGCGTTCGACATTGGCGGCAGGGCCGACGCCCGCGCCGAACGGCGGCGGCGACGTACTCCCGCCGCCACCGCCGACGCCCCCGGTGGCGCCACCGCCGCCGATTCCCCCGGCACCCCCACCGCCGCCAGAGGGCGCCACCGATCCGGACCTGACCGCAGGCGAGACGGCACCGCCGCCACCGCCGCCGGAACCTGCGCCGGTAGCGCCGCCCAGTGATCCACCCGTACCGGACGTGCCGGTGGCCGGTGGCAGCCTGCCCGGCACCGGTTCGCCGCCGCCCAGTGCGGGGGCAAGGCCCGCCGCGCCGAACGAGAACGGCCTGGTGCCGCTCTACCGCCTGGAGACCGCGGCCTACGCCGTGGTGCCACCGCTGCTGCGCGAGACCTCGCTGGCCAGCCTGGGGACCTTCCATGAGCGCCAGGGCGAACAGCGCCTGCTGTACAACCAGGGCGCCTTCCGCACGGCATGGGGACGGCTGGTCGGGCAGAGCAGCGAGATCCACTGGAAAGGCGATGCACGGCCCGGCTTCGATGGTGACGTGATGGGTGTGCAGGCAGGCCTGGATGTGTGGGCTGCCAGCGGTGACAGCCACCGCAACCAGATCGGCGTGTTCGTCGGCCGCACCCGCGCCGATGGCAGGATCACCGGCCTGGCGGTGGGCTGGGACAACGTGTTGGTCGGCCAGAGCCGGTTGGACGACAAGCACGTGGGCCTGTACTGGACGTTGACCGACAGCAGCGGCGGCTACATCGACGCGGTGGCGATGCAGAGCCGCTACGACGGCCGCACGCGCTCCTCGCGCGGGCTGGGCATCGACCTCAAGGGCGATGGCACCACGCTGTCGCTGGAAGCGGGCAAGCCACTGCTGCAGTTCGGGCAGTCAACGTGGTGGCTGGAACCGCAGCTGCAGGTGATCTGGCAGCGCAGTTCACTGGATGACCAGCGTGATCTGGTGTCCACCGTTTCCTTCGACAACGACAACGCCTGGACCGGCCGCGTCGGCCTGCGCCTGGCGGGCGATTACCAGTTGGCCGACAACGGCTGGCAGCCGTACTTCAAGTTGAACTACTGGCATGGCCGTTCGGGCGAGGACCGCATCCTGTTCGACAGCGACGCGATCATCAATTCGCAACGCTCGCGTGCTGTGGAGGCCGGTGTCGGCGTGGTCGGGCGCTTCAACCGCACGATCAGCGCGTATGCCGTGGCCGACTACACCCGCGAGGTGGGTGGCAGCGACAACGGCAAGCGCCGCATCATCGAAGGCAACATCGGCCTGCGCGCGGACTGGTGA
- a CDS encoding ExbD/TolR family protein: MAFSSAGRSGPLADINVTPLVDVMLVLLIIFIVTAPMLSRPINVQLPQATDRVVDRPEPPPPIELRLDASSQLSWDGQPMAIGDLQSRLQAQASEHAGNLPELRISTDPSAEYDGMAKILAAAEATGMQRIAFVQ; the protein is encoded by the coding sequence ATGGCATTCAGTAGCGCAGGAAGAAGCGGCCCGCTGGCGGACATCAACGTCACGCCACTGGTGGATGTAATGCTGGTGTTGTTGATCATCTTCATCGTGACCGCGCCGATGTTGTCGCGGCCGATCAACGTGCAGTTGCCGCAGGCCACCGATCGCGTGGTGGATCGCCCCGAACCGCCACCGCCGATCGAGCTGCGCCTCGATGCGTCCAGCCAGTTGAGCTGGGACGGGCAGCCGATGGCCATCGGTGATCTGCAGTCGCGCCTGCAGGCGCAGGCCAGCGAGCATGCCGGCAACCTGCCGGAGCTGCGCATCAGCACCGATCCGTCGGCCGAGTACGACGGTATGGCCAAGATCCTGGCCGCCGCCGAAGCCACCGGCATGCAACGCATCGCGTTCGTGCAGTGA
- a CDS encoding acyltransferase family protein, whose product MSSAPPHRLGSIDALRGMTVAAMLLVNNPGDWSAVFAPLRHSDWHGCTPTDLVFPFFLFLVGVSMAFSVAPRALDPAARPALARGVLERALRIAVAGVLLHLLVWWALHTNHFRIWGVLQRIALCAAVVGVLAVYARPRVQAAALVALLVGYAALLLGVGDLAPWTNPASRLDTTLFAPWIYQWQADTGLGHDPEGLLSSLGALASTVLGLLAGGLLRSGRAGALAALGAVTAVLGLLLATVLPLNKQLWTPSYVLWTGGLAALALWLGHLLIDRKGWPALGRRFGVNAITAYLGASVMSVILLATGAWGWVWQQLAAAMPQALELASMLQALAFVALWWGVAWWLDRRRIYLKI is encoded by the coding sequence ATGAGCAGCGCGCCGCCACACCGGTTGGGCTCGATCGACGCCCTGCGCGGCATGACCGTGGCGGCGATGCTGCTGGTCAACAACCCAGGCGACTGGAGCGCGGTGTTCGCACCGCTGCGCCATTCCGACTGGCACGGTTGTACGCCGACCGATCTGGTGTTCCCGTTCTTCCTGTTCCTTGTTGGCGTGTCGATGGCCTTCAGCGTCGCACCGCGCGCGCTGGATCCGGCCGCACGGCCTGCGCTTGCACGTGGCGTGCTGGAACGCGCGTTGCGCATCGCCGTTGCCGGTGTGCTGCTGCACCTGCTGGTGTGGTGGGCACTGCACACGAACCATTTCCGCATCTGGGGCGTGCTGCAGCGCATTGCGCTGTGCGCGGCCGTGGTGGGCGTGCTGGCGGTGTATGCGCGCCCGCGCGTGCAGGCGGCCGCGCTGGTAGCGCTGCTGGTGGGTTACGCCGCGCTGCTGCTGGGCGTGGGTGACCTGGCGCCGTGGACCAACCCGGCCAGTCGCCTGGATACCACCTTGTTCGCGCCATGGATCTACCAATGGCAGGCCGATACCGGTCTGGGCCATGACCCGGAAGGATTGCTGAGCAGTCTCGGCGCATTGGCCAGCACCGTGCTGGGCCTGCTGGCCGGTGGCCTGCTGCGCAGTGGCCGCGCCGGTGCATTGGCCGCGCTGGGTGCGGTCACCGCCGTGCTTGGCCTGCTGCTGGCAACCGTACTGCCGCTCAACAAGCAGCTGTGGACGCCCAGCTACGTGCTGTGGACCGGTGGCCTGGCCGCGCTGGCATTGTGGCTGGGCCACCTGCTGATCGACCGCAAGGGATGGCCGGCACTGGGCCGGCGCTTCGGCGTCAATGCCATCACCGCCTATCTGGGTGCCTCGGTGATGTCGGTGATCCTGTTGGCCACCGGCGCCTGGGGTTGGGTCTGGCAACAGTTGGCCGCAGCAATGCCACAGGCGCTGGAGCTGGCCTCGATGCTGCAGGCGCTGGCGTTCGTCGCGCTGTGGTGGGGCGTGGCGTGGTGGTTGGACCGACGTCGCATTTATCTGAAGATCTGA
- a CDS encoding SseB family protein, whose product MDHETPFEPANDLEVRLLQAQDGTLTASQFLDGLLTAPVFVLLDKAIGEDGAWDESISPLVLTSESGEPMFAVFTAPERAEIWHEQLPQFAHAMPIAVHALLSGIGEGVGLVLNPGLDVGMEMIPDAVAQLKERAAAITRGMAH is encoded by the coding sequence ATGGACCACGAAACGCCGTTCGAACCCGCCAACGACCTGGAAGTGCGCCTGCTGCAGGCCCAGGACGGAACCCTCACGGCTTCGCAGTTCCTCGACGGCCTGCTGACCGCGCCGGTGTTCGTGCTGCTGGACAAGGCCATCGGTGAAGACGGCGCCTGGGACGAGAGCATTTCGCCGCTGGTGCTGACCAGCGAAAGCGGCGAGCCGATGTTTGCGGTGTTCACCGCGCCCGAGCGCGCGGAGATCTGGCACGAGCAGCTGCCGCAGTTTGCCCACGCCATGCCCATCGCGGTGCATGCACTGCTGTCGGGCATCGGCGAGGGCGTCGGCCTGGTGCTGAACCCCGGCCTGGACGTGGGCATGGAGATGATTCCCGATGCCGTGGCGCAGCTGAAAGAGCGCGCTGCGGCGATCACCCGCGGGATGGCGCACTGA